From a single Anomaloglossus baeobatrachus isolate aAnoBae1 chromosome 4, aAnoBae1.hap1, whole genome shotgun sequence genomic region:
- the LOC142303001 gene encoding olfactory receptor 1500-like — MNISKENNLTMVTEFFLLGFQVRQLLRISLFSLLLLVTCCTLCGNLLIITLVSTSRNLHTPMYFFISQLSISDMLLTIDIAPIMLNILLNNGGTITFIGCITQFFFFCTSEIFECLLLTVMSYDRYVAICNPLRYTCIMTNEYCVKLVTVCWLVTLLIVVCDTLPLLNMKFCQRNIIDHFFCDLVPLMEIACSGTQLVQLEVSILGPPTLFIPIIVITVSYMNIITTILKIPTNMNRQKAFSTCSSHLAVVSIFYCSLFSVYVFPTKGQTLTISKALSLLYTIFTPFINPIIYSLRNKDIMKAVREAIIEKSLFFPQL, encoded by the exons ATGAATATTTCTAAG GAGAACAATCTCACTATGGTCACAGAATTTTTCCTTTTGGGATTTCAAGTTAGACAACTTTTGAGGATTTCCCTCTTCTCTCTACTACTCTTGGTTACTTGTTGCACACTATGTGGGAATCTCCTGATCATCACCCTGGTGTCCACCAGTAGGAACCTCCACACTCCGATGTACTTCTTCATCTCACAACTGTCCATCAGTGACATGTTATTAACTATAGATATTGCACCTATTATGCTTAACATTCTACTAAACAATGGTGGAACCATAACGTTCATTGGTTGTATCACCCAGTTTTTTTTCTTCTGTACATCAGAAATATTTGAGTGTCTTCTTCTCACGGTGATGTCCTATGACCGGTACGTGGCCATCTGTAATCCCCTCCGTTACACTTGTATCATGACTAATGAATATTGTGTGAAATTGGTTACTGTCTGCTGGTTGGTCACCTTACTCATAGTAGTTTGCGACACTCTACCGTTATTAAACATGAAGTTTTGTCAAAGAAATATTATAGACCATTTTTTCTGTGATCTTGTTCCTTTGATGGAAATTGCCTGTTCAGGTACTCAGCTTGTTCAGCTGGAAGTGTCTATACTAGGACCCCCAACACTGTTTATACCAATCATTGTAATAACAGTGTCATATATGAATATTATTACCACAATATTAAAAATCCCCACCAATATGAATAGacagaaagccttctccacctgtagctcccacctcgccGTAGTCTCCATATTCTACTGCTCTCTGTTTAGCGTTTATGTCTTTCCAACAAAGGGTCAAACATTGACCATCAGTAAAGCCTTATCTCTGCTGTATACAATATTCACTCCTTTCATAAACCCCATTATATACAGTTTAAGGAATAAGGACATTATGAAAGCCGTACGGGAAGCAATTATTGAAAAATCTCTTTTCTTTCCCCAACTCTGA